A stretch of Octopus bimaculoides isolate UCB-OBI-ISO-001 chromosome 23, ASM119413v2, whole genome shotgun sequence DNA encodes these proteins:
- the LOC106876691 gene encoding LOW QUALITY PROTEIN: density-regulated protein homolog (The sequence of the model RefSeq protein was modified relative to this genomic sequence to represent the inferred CDS: inserted 2 bases in 1 codon; substituted 1 base at 1 genomic stop codon) gives MTTAIMNNSKFLVYGGPRKDVYYPIEVLYCGECAMPVEYCKYYPNYERCKVWLEKKTCDXLXKLMVGKGDEKPGLEEIEEEKKRQIRVGRDVVKAKKKTKALGLKLSTATRGKMQRVAIVAGIATYDIELKEARKYFGTSFSCGSSVTADEIVIQRDVKDELFDIIVEKWLQIGEDNIDDLGEQK, from the exons ATGACAACAGCAATTATGAACAATTCTAAATTTCTTGTCTATGGTGGCCCACGTAAAGATGTTTACTACCCTATTGAGGTTTTATATTGTGGAGAATGTGCGATGCCTGTGGAGTATTGTAAATACTATCCAAATTATGAAAGATGTAAAGTTTGGCTTGAAAAAAAGACATGTGATTAATT AAAACTCATGGTTGGCAAAGGAGATGAAAAACCAGGTTTAGAAGAAattgaagaggagaagaaaagacAAATCCGGGTTGGCAGGGATGTGgtaaaagctaaaaagaaaactaaagcaCTAGGCCTGAAGCTGTCCACAGCTACAAGAGGCAAAATGCAGAGAGTAGCAATTGTTGCTGGAATTGCCACTTATGATATTGAGCTGAAAGAAGCCAGGAAATACTTTGGCACAAGTTTTTCTTGTGGTTCATCAGTGACTGCCGATGAGATTGTTATCCAGAGAGATGTAAAAGATGAATTGTTTGATATCATCGTAGAAAAGTGGCTCCAAATTGGTGAAGACAATATTGATGATCTTGGAGAACAGAAGTGA